Proteins from one uncultured Anaeromusa sp. genomic window:
- a CDS encoding DUF2325 domain-containing protein — MSVMVVGGDYLGVIEKNLYSLGVTKLVHIDGRKPMKRNRLNIPKQISCVLVFTDYVNHNIVKIVKDAAKTQGIPSFFTKRSWGAMEAASMHDELLKLQEAN; from the coding sequence ATGTCAGTTATGGTTGTCGGAGGCGACTATTTAGGGGTAATCGAAAAAAATCTTTACTCTTTGGGAGTCACTAAGCTAGTTCATATCGATGGGCGCAAACCCATGAAAAGAAACCGCTTAAACATTCCCAAGCAAATTTCCTGTGTTTTGGTGTTTACTGATTATGTAAATCATAATATCGTGAAAATTGTTAAAGATGCAGCAAAAACACAAGGGATCCCATCTTTCTTTACAAAACGTTCCTGGGGAGCTATGGAAGCGGCCTCTATGCATGATGAATTGCTAAAGCTGCAAGAGGCGAATTAA
- a CDS encoding flavodoxin: MKKIAVVYWSGTGNTQAMAQAVAAGAKREGADVVLLEAALASAADVAAADAVAFGCPSMGAEELEETIMEPLVAECESALSGKSLALFGSYGWGNGEWMQEWESRMQKAGAQMVAEGLIVNGAPDATSLAQCEALGRQLR; the protein is encoded by the coding sequence ATGAAAAAAATTGCAGTAGTTTATTGGAGCGGTACCGGGAATACGCAAGCTATGGCGCAGGCTGTGGCAGCTGGGGCCAAGCGCGAGGGGGCGGACGTAGTTCTTTTGGAAGCGGCGTTGGCATCGGCGGCCGACGTTGCGGCTGCTGACGCTGTGGCGTTCGGGTGCCCGTCTATGGGGGCGGAAGAATTAGAAGAAACGATAATGGAGCCCTTGGTAGCCGAATGTGAATCGGCGCTTTCTGGAAAATCACTTGCGTTATTTGGATCCTACGGCTGGGGCAATGGAGAATGGATGCAAGAATGGGAGAGCCGTATGCAGAAAGCAGGTGCGCAAATGGTAGCGGAAGGATTGATTGTTAATGGCGCCCCGGACGCAACCTCTTTGGCGCAATGTGAGGCATTGGGAAGGCAATTGCGCTAA
- a CDS encoding efflux RND transporter periplasmic adaptor subunit, whose translation MNLAKLKTTLHTNKQAQKGLAFFLLLLVLAGGIYLLTSKDAPRDTSGKQQTTVDMLTIGRADLYKRISLTGQTVPLSQVDLAAKYQGRILAVNVELGQQVSEGDVLLVQDTQDADISIAQNQAAYSQAAADAVTTQASFYANYEKAQADYRKAVSTEERSQRLYNVGGISLEQLESIQQQTADAKGALDALANQMQNGLAASIQSSQAAAQKAQHTVQAMEKQRSDLLLRAPRSGTIGYRQAEVGNLAAAGQKLLSIVDNSQMYVDCQVAEGDLAALSLGMPVQVQLEALGQTLPGAITYISPAIDTQTLAFSLRISLLPPLPATLRGGLFSRVVLQLPLRQQVLVIPKEALLEKNGQTYVFVIAANNKIEQRTVQVGARGDSQIEILQGLQVGDNIAVSNLSRLRPDMVISPHPVTLTAAGDAS comes from the coding sequence ATGAATTTAGCAAAATTAAAAACAACCTTACATACAAATAAACAGGCCCAAAAAGGCCTTGCCTTTTTTCTGCTGTTGCTGGTATTGGCCGGAGGAATTTACCTGCTTACGTCCAAAGACGCGCCTCGCGACACCAGCGGCAAACAGCAAACCACCGTTGATATGCTTACCATCGGCCGCGCCGACCTTTATAAGCGCATTTCCCTAACCGGACAAACGGTCCCCCTCTCCCAAGTCGACTTAGCCGCCAAATACCAAGGACGCATTCTGGCTGTCAATGTGGAACTGGGGCAGCAAGTTTCGGAAGGAGATGTTTTACTCGTTCAAGACACCCAGGATGCTGATATTTCGATCGCCCAGAACCAGGCGGCCTATAGTCAAGCCGCCGCCGACGCTGTTACGACCCAAGCCTCCTTCTATGCTAACTACGAAAAAGCCCAGGCGGATTACCGCAAGGCTGTCTCCACCGAAGAGCGCTCCCAGCGACTCTACAACGTGGGCGGCATTTCTCTAGAGCAGTTGGAATCCATCCAGCAGCAAACCGCTGACGCCAAGGGAGCCTTAGATGCTTTAGCTAACCAAATGCAAAACGGCCTGGCCGCCTCCATTCAGTCCTCTCAGGCGGCAGCGCAAAAAGCGCAGCACACCGTGCAAGCCATGGAAAAGCAGCGTTCGGATCTGCTGCTGCGAGCCCCCCGCTCCGGTACCATCGGCTATCGCCAGGCGGAAGTGGGCAATCTGGCAGCTGCAGGCCAAAAGCTGCTGAGCATTGTTGACAACAGCCAGATGTACGTCGACTGTCAAGTGGCCGAAGGCGACTTAGCGGCCCTTTCCTTGGGCATGCCGGTACAGGTACAACTAGAGGCGCTGGGCCAAACGCTGCCAGGCGCCATTACCTATATCAGCCCGGCCATAGATACGCAGACCTTGGCTTTCTCGCTGCGTATTTCCTTGTTGCCCCCTTTACCTGCCACCCTGCGCGGCGGGCTCTTTTCCCGCGTGGTTTTACAGTTGCCTTTGCGCCAACAAGTTTTGGTTATTCCTAAAGAAGCCCTTTTGGAAAAAAATGGCCAAACCTATGTATTTGTCATTGCTGCAAACAATAAGATTGAGCAACGCACCGTTCAAGTAGGCGCGCGCGGTGATAGTCAAATCGAAATCCTGCAGGGATTGCAAGTTGGAGACAATATTGCCGTCTCCAACCTCTCCCGCCTGCGCCCGGATATGGTAATCTCGCCTCACCCAGTGACTCTCACTGCGGCAGGTGACGCGTCATGA
- a CDS encoding diguanylate cyclase: MSKKWWQLPGWFWQGLSMRKKLGLVFAVLTVAPLLVTTFLTWQSYGKAMRETVVERNRQLAEQIGGDLEWVFAEKMRLLRMMAKTAAIRSMDAERQNEALRQMVLQYPDIQLAVVADAQGRQVARWDGQMEEARNISYWDRSYYTEVLNTGSTVISDVLLAKSTQKMGIVVAEPIMVSGRIEGVLIVNIELRSLLNRIGATIVGDSGYAYVVNRHGRMIMHPDLGLLVEGVDASALRPVQEVLAEHNGSVEFEDMQGTTLLASYRFVPTTRMGVVVQQPLQEAMEPVAVLKWVVLVIALLSSVLAAAGALELARTMAMPLVRISEATRRLAAGDLSFRLPVTSKDEIGQLAANFNDMTEQLLHRDEALSHVQGELERKVALRTKELQELNEELRRISRADGLTGLANRRYFDEFLQREWLRARRSQECMALIMIDVDEFKSYNDYYGHLRGDDCLRCIGAALVQTVKRSSDLVARYGGEEFAVVLPATSEKGALELAVQIQQAVAAACIRHERSHNGDFITVSMGIATFTPQGDETSQELVAVADQALYQAKRQGRNCICLGSH; this comes from the coding sequence GTGAGCAAAAAATGGTGGCAACTGCCTGGATGGTTTTGGCAGGGGCTGAGTATGCGTAAAAAACTGGGTTTGGTCTTTGCTGTTTTGACGGTAGCGCCCTTGCTGGTGACAACTTTTTTGACATGGCAATCCTATGGGAAGGCTATGCGAGAAACGGTAGTGGAGCGGAATCGGCAACTGGCGGAACAGATAGGCGGTGATCTGGAGTGGGTTTTTGCGGAAAAGATGCGCTTACTGCGGATGATGGCCAAAACCGCTGCTATTCGGTCCATGGATGCGGAGCGGCAAAATGAAGCGCTCCGTCAAATGGTGCTGCAGTATCCTGATATACAACTAGCCGTAGTGGCGGATGCGCAGGGACGTCAGGTGGCGCGTTGGGACGGGCAGATGGAGGAGGCTCGGAATATTTCCTATTGGGACCGGTCCTACTATACGGAAGTGTTGAATACTGGGAGTACCGTTATTTCCGATGTACTGCTAGCCAAAAGTACGCAAAAAATGGGAATTGTTGTGGCAGAGCCAATTATGGTAAGTGGTCGTATTGAAGGAGTCTTGATCGTCAATATAGAGCTTCGTTCGCTGCTGAACCGCATTGGAGCGACAATTGTAGGAGATTCAGGCTATGCCTATGTGGTAAACCGCCACGGACGTATGATTATGCATCCTGACTTGGGCTTGCTTGTTGAAGGCGTGGATGCATCTGCGCTGCGGCCGGTGCAGGAAGTGCTGGCGGAACATAACGGTTCTGTTGAATTTGAAGATATGCAGGGTACTACGCTGTTAGCCAGCTATCGATTTGTGCCGACGACCCGCATGGGAGTTGTGGTGCAGCAGCCGCTGCAAGAGGCGATGGAGCCGGTTGCTGTATTGAAATGGGTAGTCTTGGTGATTGCCTTACTTTCGTCCGTCTTGGCGGCGGCAGGAGCGCTGGAATTGGCTCGTACCATGGCCATGCCGCTGGTGCGTATTTCCGAGGCCACGCGTCGTTTGGCAGCCGGCGATTTGAGTTTTCGCCTGCCGGTAACGAGCAAGGATGAAATCGGACAATTGGCGGCCAATTTTAACGATATGACGGAGCAGCTATTGCATCGTGACGAGGCTTTGAGTCATGTTCAGGGGGAATTAGAACGGAAAGTAGCGCTGCGTACGAAAGAGTTGCAGGAGTTAAATGAGGAGTTGCGGCGCATTTCTCGGGCTGACGGTTTGACCGGTTTGGCTAATCGACGTTATTTTGACGAGTTTCTGCAGCGTGAATGGTTGAGGGCTAGACGAAGCCAAGAATGCATGGCTTTAATCATGATCGATGTGGATGAGTTCAAAAGCTATAATGATTATTATGGACATTTGCGCGGTGATGACTGTTTACGTTGTATTGGGGCGGCGTTGGTGCAAACCGTCAAACGCAGCAGTGACTTGGTGGCGCGTTATGGCGGTGAGGAGTTTGCCGTGGTTTTACCGGCCACCTCGGAAAAAGGCGCATTGGAACTGGCTGTGCAGATTCAGCAGGCCGTGGCTGCTGCCTGCATTCGGCATGAACGCTCGCACAACGGCGACTTCATTACGGTTAGTATGGGAATCGCTACATTTACACCGCAAGGAGATGAAACCTCCCAAGAACTTGTGGCCGTGGCGGACCAGGCGTTGTATCAGGCCAAGCGGCAGGGGCGAAATTGTATTTGCCTCGGGAGCCACTAG
- a CDS encoding polysaccharide biosynthesis protein, producing the protein MTQEKSTSNRLLKGTLILTAAGMVVKVIGSLNWIILSRVLGGEGIGLYQMAFPLYLLALSLSTAGIPVAISILTAEKIAKNDILGRRQLFRASFCFLTATGLILSLAMYWGAAWLIDAGFIRDGRAYYSLLALSPAVFLVTLIAGLRGYLQGWQYMTPTAVSQIVEQLFRVMAMLFFASLLLPQGLAFAAGGASLGAAAGAAAGLAVLLYYYARLRRQENSIGEAATPTAQPTESLGRLFKRLFKLALPVSLASLMLPVVANLDLLIVPVRLEAAGYSITQATELFGYLTGMGVPLVNLATMMTAALATSIVPSVSAVASLGQKHEVQERITTAMRMTNLVIFPASGALYVLAVPVATVVYGAPQAGDVIQVLAFGVYLLGVHQVTTGVLQGLGRPTLPVVNMGLAAVVKIVLNYVLTAIPSLGICGAAWATNADFGVAALLNYYWISRHTGFRTDWAELGKTILATLLMSAAIYEAFVFLLPYNIPIAWLLLPLILLATVLYAAILLACGGLTLADAERVPFLGHRLASLLLRLRLKK; encoded by the coding sequence ATGACACAAGAAAAAAGCACCAGCAACCGACTTCTTAAGGGTACTTTGATCCTTACCGCCGCAGGCATGGTTGTTAAGGTCATCGGTTCTCTCAACTGGATTATTCTTTCTCGGGTCCTCGGCGGCGAAGGAATCGGCCTCTATCAAATGGCTTTTCCCCTGTATCTTTTGGCTTTGAGCCTTTCCACCGCAGGCATTCCTGTGGCCATTTCCATCCTCACCGCCGAAAAAATCGCCAAAAATGACATCCTGGGACGGCGGCAGCTTTTCCGAGCGTCTTTTTGCTTTCTCACCGCCACCGGTCTCATTTTAAGCTTGGCGATGTACTGGGGCGCCGCCTGGCTCATTGACGCTGGCTTTATTCGTGACGGCCGCGCTTATTATTCTCTTTTAGCCTTATCCCCAGCCGTCTTTCTGGTCACCCTCATCGCCGGCTTGCGCGGCTATCTGCAAGGTTGGCAATACATGACTCCTACAGCAGTCTCACAAATCGTCGAACAGCTTTTCCGAGTTATGGCCATGCTTTTTTTTGCCAGTCTGCTGCTGCCCCAAGGCCTTGCTTTCGCCGCTGGCGGCGCCAGCTTAGGCGCCGCTGCCGGCGCCGCTGCCGGCTTGGCGGTGCTGCTCTACTATTACGCCCGCTTACGCCGCCAGGAAAATTCGATTGGGGAAGCAGCTACGCCGACCGCACAACCAACAGAATCCTTAGGGCGACTGTTTAAGCGCCTTTTCAAATTAGCTTTACCGGTGTCCTTAGCCAGCTTAATGCTGCCTGTCGTTGCCAACTTGGATTTGCTCATCGTACCGGTTCGTCTGGAAGCGGCTGGTTACAGCATCACTCAAGCTACTGAACTGTTTGGCTATCTTACCGGCATGGGCGTTCCTTTGGTAAATCTAGCTACGATGATGACCGCCGCCTTAGCTACTAGTATTGTACCGTCCGTCTCCGCCGTGGCCTCCCTGGGTCAAAAACACGAAGTGCAAGAACGCATTACCACAGCCATGCGCATGACGAATCTCGTTATTTTCCCTGCTTCCGGCGCTTTGTACGTATTAGCAGTACCGGTAGCGACTGTTGTCTATGGCGCGCCGCAAGCAGGAGACGTCATTCAGGTGCTGGCCTTTGGCGTATACCTGTTGGGCGTACATCAAGTCACTACCGGCGTTCTTCAGGGTTTGGGCCGCCCTACACTGCCTGTAGTCAACATGGGCCTGGCCGCCGTAGTAAAGATCGTCCTTAACTATGTGCTCACAGCCATTCCTTCGCTAGGCATTTGCGGCGCCGCCTGGGCTACGAATGCGGATTTCGGCGTTGCCGCCCTGCTCAACTACTATTGGATTTCCCGCCACACCGGTTTTCGCACGGATTGGGCGGAACTGGGCAAAACCATCCTGGCTACGCTGCTCATGTCCGCCGCCATCTACGAGGCATTCGTCTTTTTACTGCCCTATAACATCCCAATCGCTTGGCTGCTGCTCCCGCTGATTCTCTTAGCGACAGTCTTGTATGCCGCTATCCTCCTTGCTTGCGGCGGTTTGACCTTAGCCGACGCCGAACGCGTTCCCTTCCTGGGCCATCGCCTGGCCTCGCTCTTGCTGCGCCTGAGACTAAAAAAATAA
- a CDS encoding efflux RND transporter permease subunit has protein sequence MNLTRFSIQKPIGISMIVMLLVVLGLFSFWRIGVELLPALNIPYVTVTVNYPGAGTEEIEQTVIKPLENSLSGLSNLKHMTSVSRPEKAQIILEFEFWTNTDTAAINASEYVNSALNRLPTGINQPVVMKRDVNAAPIMEISVIADKPLADVYSLANDVFLERMQRAGGVSDVQLFGGRDKEVAVEIQKDKLNFFNISLSQIAKRIEQENLLTPAGSVFNDRQETSVRLMAQYATPEELTRIHVSNNAGVSIPLSSMATVREQDARVTRYARTDGQDVISMAVYKNSDANLVDTAKAAKEQLKSLETEYPDYRFVMVTDSSRFVENSLTNTLEALIEGLITTSLVLYFFLRGWRSTVAVLVAIPTSLISTFFVMYIAGFTFNMMSLMGMALCIGILVDDSIVVLENIHRHLAMKKDSFQAAEDGRTEIGMAAIAITLCDVVVFMPIAFMNGMTGQYFRQFGLTIVFATLCSLFISFTLTPMMASRLFRHGLQEPTGRIWERLDRWETKVISFYEKTLRRSLERPKIILTAILVLFVFTISLIPLGIIGAEYMPKTDEGSFRINMQFPTGQNIDQTNQRLAVVEAYLNNIPEITHYLSNVGSPAGNYGSISVQLADRQNRGRTVWQITDQVRKELRSKYPEAIIQVSETQSSIAGVSGGTGTGGGGGGNSSPVQIELRGSSLDNLVKASYRVQELLGQVNGIKDVRSSYSEGAPELRILPDRERLRFYNTTVNDVNSVFNGAISGIQAGYFVNDPNNNGQDTKIYVRLAGSDGFRASDIRSIPVQGGKGLVRLSDVARIEDGVGPVMLRRVDKQESINIAANITDRALQEVLNDISRQLTPKELGNGVTYRFTGQADNMKTTFSEMAQALFLSLLLVYMLLAVLYESLSTPFIRMFSLPLGMIGSLLFLAFTRNTINLYSLIGILVMDGLVAKNGTLLLDYTLTLMEKGFTAKDALIEAGKTRLKPIFMTTLTMVVGMLPTALAMTAGSETRVSMAWVLIGGLLSSTVFTLIIIPIIFLHLETHHPFARLKQFVVSLLRGRRGTEIKQE, from the coding sequence ATGAACCTGACCCGCTTTTCCATTCAAAAGCCAATCGGCATTTCTATGATTGTTATGCTCTTAGTCGTGCTGGGCCTATTCAGCTTCTGGCGCATCGGCGTAGAACTTCTGCCGGCCCTCAACATCCCTTACGTCACCGTAACCGTCAACTATCCCGGCGCCGGCACGGAGGAAATTGAGCAGACCGTCATCAAACCCTTGGAAAACTCTCTTTCCGGTCTGTCCAACCTCAAGCATATGACCTCGGTATCCCGCCCGGAAAAGGCGCAGATCATTTTAGAGTTTGAGTTTTGGACCAATACCGACACCGCCGCCATCAACGCCTCGGAATATGTCAATTCCGCATTGAATCGCCTGCCTACAGGCATTAACCAGCCAGTGGTCATGAAGCGCGACGTCAACGCGGCGCCGATCATGGAAATCTCCGTCATTGCCGATAAGCCCTTGGCCGATGTCTACAGCCTGGCCAACGATGTATTCCTAGAACGCATGCAGCGCGCTGGCGGCGTTTCCGACGTGCAGCTTTTTGGCGGCCGCGACAAGGAAGTTGCTGTGGAAATCCAGAAGGACAAACTCAACTTCTTCAATATTTCCCTATCGCAGATCGCCAAACGCATCGAACAGGAAAACCTCCTCACCCCTGCAGGCTCCGTATTTAACGACCGCCAAGAAACCAGCGTTCGCCTAATGGCGCAATACGCAACACCTGAGGAACTCACCCGCATTCATGTCAGCAATAACGCCGGCGTCAGTATTCCGCTGAGCAGCATGGCTACCGTTAGGGAGCAGGACGCCCGTGTTACGCGCTATGCCCGCACGGACGGCCAAGATGTCATTTCCATGGCGGTATATAAAAACAGCGACGCCAATTTGGTCGACACCGCCAAAGCCGCTAAAGAACAATTGAAGTCGCTGGAAACGGAATACCCCGACTACCGTTTCGTCATGGTCACCGACTCGTCACGCTTTGTGGAAAACTCATTAACCAATACCTTGGAGGCTTTAATCGAAGGCCTTATCACCACCAGCCTTGTGCTGTACTTCTTCTTGCGAGGCTGGCGCTCTACTGTCGCCGTACTGGTAGCCATTCCCACCTCGCTCATTTCTACGTTCTTCGTCATGTACATCGCCGGCTTTACCTTCAACATGATGTCCCTCATGGGCATGGCGCTTTGCATCGGCATTCTTGTGGATGATTCCATTGTGGTCCTCGAAAATATCCATAGGCATTTGGCTATGAAAAAAGACTCATTTCAAGCCGCCGAAGATGGCCGTACGGAAATCGGCATGGCCGCCATCGCCATTACCTTGTGCGACGTCGTAGTATTTATGCCTATTGCTTTTATGAACGGCATGACCGGGCAATACTTCCGCCAGTTCGGCTTGACCATTGTCTTCGCCACCCTTTGCTCGCTGTTCATCTCCTTCACTTTAACGCCCATGATGGCCTCTCGCCTCTTCCGCCACGGTCTGCAGGAGCCCACCGGACGCATTTGGGAGCGTCTGGACCGCTGGGAGACCAAAGTTATCAGCTTCTACGAAAAAACTCTGCGCCGCAGCTTAGAACGCCCTAAAATCATATTGACCGCCATCCTGGTTTTGTTTGTTTTTACAATCTCCCTTATTCCCTTGGGAATCATCGGCGCTGAATACATGCCCAAAACCGATGAAGGCAGCTTCCGGATCAACATGCAGTTTCCCACTGGCCAGAATATCGACCAGACCAACCAGCGACTAGCTGTCGTCGAAGCCTACCTAAACAACATCCCTGAAATCACGCACTACCTTTCTAATGTCGGCTCTCCCGCCGGCAATTACGGCAGCATCAGCGTGCAGCTTGCAGATCGCCAAAATCGCGGCCGCACCGTCTGGCAGATCACGGACCAGGTACGCAAAGAGCTGCGCAGTAAATACCCGGAAGCCATCATCCAAGTCAGCGAGACCCAATCGTCCATCGCTGGCGTTTCCGGCGGCACAGGCACCGGAGGCGGCGGGGGCGGCAACAGTTCTCCTGTCCAGATCGAGCTGCGCGGCAGCAGCTTGGATAATCTTGTCAAAGCCTCCTACCGCGTACAAGAGCTGTTAGGCCAAGTAAACGGCATCAAGGATGTACGAAGCTCTTACAGTGAAGGAGCTCCAGAGCTTCGTATTCTGCCGGACCGCGAGCGGCTGCGCTTCTACAACACGACGGTTAATGACGTCAATTCCGTCTTTAACGGCGCCATTTCCGGCATCCAAGCCGGTTATTTCGTCAATGACCCCAACAACAACGGTCAAGATACCAAAATCTATGTCCGCTTGGCTGGCAGCGACGGCTTCCGGGCCTCCGACATCCGTTCCATCCCTGTGCAAGGCGGTAAAGGCCTTGTTCGACTCAGTGACGTGGCCCGCATCGAAGACGGTGTAGGACCCGTTATGCTGCGCCGCGTTGACAAACAAGAGTCCATCAACATCGCCGCCAATATCACCGATCGGGCCCTCCAGGAAGTGCTCAATGACATCAGTCGGCAGCTAACGCCTAAGGAACTGGGCAATGGCGTCACTTACCGCTTTACAGGCCAGGCCGACAACATGAAGACTACCTTCAGCGAAATGGCGCAGGCTCTCTTCCTTTCGCTGCTGCTGGTATACATGCTGCTGGCAGTGCTCTACGAATCGCTATCTACGCCGTTTATCCGCATGTTCTCCCTGCCCTTGGGCATGATTGGTTCGCTGCTGTTTCTGGCCTTTACCCGCAACACAATCAACCTCTATTCGCTCATCGGCATTTTGGTCATGGACGGTCTTGTCGCTAAAAACGGCACCTTGCTCTTAGACTACACCTTGACCCTGATGGAGAAAGGATTCACCGCCAAGGATGCTCTCATTGAAGCCGGCAAAACCAGGCTCAAGCCCATATTCATGACCACCTTGACCATGGTAGTCGGCATGCTGCCCACGGCGCTGGCCATGACCGCCGGATCGGAAACCCGTGTCAGCATGGCCTGGGTGCTCATCGGCGGCCTGCTGTCGTCAACTGTCTTTACGCTGATTATCATTCCTATCATCTTCTTGCATCTGGAAACCCATCACCCCTTCGCCAGATTAAAGCAATTTGTAGTATCGCTGCTGAGAGGAAGACGAGGAACGGAAATTAAACAAGAGTAA
- a CDS encoding DMT family transporter, which yields MSSVTRLQGLALLLATAVLWSTSGIGIKWVSWHPLAIAGARSGIAAIVVWAAFRKKSLHWDRSLLIGGVAYALTVLLFVSATKLTTAANAILLQYTYPVFVAVLGMVFLQEKPCRADWLTMATVCVGMILFFQEQMSPGRLEGNVLAIGSGVAMAVMVVALRSQKEGTPWGSVLLGNVLAALCGLPFFFGGGPGGEGWLALLVMGVVQLGLSYVLYSVAIKQVNALEASIVTMVEPLLNPLWVFLLLGEQPGIWALWGGGVILTAVAVRYVLPELRRQMR from the coding sequence GTGAGTAGTGTGACACGCTTGCAGGGGTTGGCTTTGTTGTTGGCAACAGCGGTGCTGTGGAGTACCAGCGGTATAGGAATAAAATGGGTGTCTTGGCATCCGTTGGCCATTGCCGGAGCGCGCAGCGGGATTGCGGCCATCGTGGTTTGGGCGGCATTTCGCAAAAAGTCGCTGCACTGGGATCGGTCCTTACTTATCGGCGGGGTGGCCTATGCGCTTACGGTGCTTCTTTTCGTGTCTGCTACTAAGCTGACAACGGCAGCTAACGCTATTTTGTTACAGTATACGTATCCAGTATTTGTTGCCGTGCTTGGAATGGTGTTTTTGCAGGAGAAGCCGTGCCGGGCGGATTGGCTGACGATGGCAACTGTTTGCGTCGGCATGATTTTGTTTTTTCAGGAACAAATGTCGCCGGGACGACTGGAAGGCAATGTATTGGCTATTGGCAGCGGCGTGGCTATGGCTGTAATGGTGGTGGCCTTGCGCAGTCAGAAAGAAGGAACTCCGTGGGGTTCGGTGCTGTTGGGCAACGTGCTGGCTGCGTTATGCGGCTTGCCATTTTTCTTTGGCGGCGGCCCTGGAGGAGAAGGCTGGCTGGCGCTACTGGTCATGGGCGTGGTGCAGCTGGGCTTATCCTATGTATTGTATTCTGTGGCAATCAAGCAGGTAAACGCTTTAGAGGCATCTATTGTTACCATGGTGGAGCCCCTGCTTAACCCGCTCTGGGTATTTTTACTCTTGGGAGAGCAGCCTGGTATTTGGGCATTGTGGGGAGGCGGCGTCATTTTGACAGCAGTGGCGGTGCGATACGTGCTGCCGGAGTTGCGGCGACAGATGCGCTAA